The genomic window AGTCGAAGGAACTTCAAGGGAAAAGCTCTCTCTGCGGAGGAAGGGAAGACCGGGTCGAAACGCTGACTCGGGCGCCTCCGTTACAGTGCCACCATGTCGCGACTTCGCCGCGTGTCCAGAAGTTTCCCGCATCCACTGGCGATTTTGCTGGTTGCGATTCTGGTTATCACGCCCGCCCTGGCTCAGGTCTGCCCGGCCGCGGATGCCCGAGCCCTCTTTCAGGCTTCGCGCGAATGGCTCGACCGGCAATCGCTGCGCGAGCCTCTCGACGCGCGCGCGCCGGATTTCTCGGGCAACCCGAAGCTCGCGCCGGAATTTTCCGCGACCGCGGCGGGCGTGGTGCTGCGCCTGAACGGGCGCCCGGTGGGACAGGCCTGGGCAAGTTCAAATTCGGATGGAGCCGCCTGCCTGGGCAGGGCGCTGCTCAAGGCGCTGCAGCAGGCGAACGCGGACCGGATCCTTGCCGCGCTGCCCGAGGCGGAGCGCGCCGAGGCTCCGCAAAAAATCTCCCTTGAGATCGAGTTGGTCGGCGAGGCGCGCCCCCTCATCGGCGACCGCGTCGACGCGCTGGCGGCGCGGATCGACAATGGGCGCCAGGCGATGGCCATCCGCGCCGGCGACCGCTGGGCCTTCTCCCTTCCTTCGATGCAGCAGTCGCTCAATCAGACGCAGCTGCCCTGGTACACGATGGTCGCCATGGCCCGCGAGGTCGGCGTGGAGGCGGGCGCCGACAAGAAGTTCCAGCTGCCCGAGGGAGTGGTCGTCTACCGCGCCGACACGCGCCGGCTGGCCCAGATCGCCGCCAAGGCCCCGCCGTTCGAGGTGACCCGCGGCATGCTGACTGTGCCCCTCTCCGACATCAATGCCGCGTCGCTCGACCGCATGGCCATCGCCATCGCGGCGCATCTGGGGGGTCGAATCCGCCCCTCCGATGGACTCACGCCCGAGACCATCGACATGCTGCAGGCCCTCGGTCCGGCGGGCGAGTACCAGCCGGCGCTTGGCTGCGCCACGCAGCAGGTCTGCTCGCCGCTTGAGCAGGCGATGGCCGCGTACGCCATGGCACGATTCGCGGAGCTTCCCTTTTCCGAAAGCGATCGAATTGCCGCGCGGGCCTTCGCGATCTCCACGCTGCATGCGCTGCAGCGCGTCGTCGGCGAGGAGCGAAATCCGCTGGATCACCCCGCCGCTGCGGCGGCCTGTGCTTTGACCATCCAGTCCCTGAACCGGACCGGCGCCGCATGGCAGGATCCACCGACGCAGGAGTGGTCGAAATTGTTCAAGACCAAGGTCGCGGAGCACTTTCGCAAGAGTGAGCGCGCCGATCTGCAGACCTGGGCTCTCTGCGCGGCGGCCTTCGCGGAGGAGGCGCCGGACGAGGTCGCCGCTGAACTCGACAAAGCGTGGCAGGTCCGGCCCGTCGAGCAACTGCTCGCTGCAAGTCCATGGTTGTTGCTTGCAGAGCAGCGCGTCGGCAAGGCCTCCGACCACGTGAAGGCAAAGGAGGCTTGGGAATTGCTGCAGCCCCTGCTCGTGAGGAATCAGCTCTCGCGGAAGCTGGATCCCGACCTTGCCGCCGATCTCGATGGAGGTTGGGCCACCACCGCCACCGGCGCTGCGGTGGCGACGGCCCAGTCATCGCGACCGGCGCTCACGCTCGCGCTGGCGATGAATCCTTCCTTGTTCGGAAGTTCCGCGGCGGCGAACGATTCAAGCCTGGATTCCCTCAGGCGTGCACTTCGCTTTCTCAAGCAACTGCAGGTGGATCAGGCTTCCTGTTACGCCTTCCGCGATCCGGAAAAGTCGATCGGCGGCATTCGCGCAGCTCCCTGGGACAGCAACCAGCCGCTGGGCGCCAATGCGACAACCTTGCTGACCCTGCTCGAAGCCCGCGGGCTTCTGGCGGAGGATTCAGCGGCCAAAAACAATTGATTCTTCCGTCGACGGTTTGCCGTAAAATCAGCCCAATGCGAATCCATCGCCCTGGCTTGTTTGTTCGACTGGCGTTCCCTGTGATCGCGGCGATCCTCCTCACGGGCGCTCCGCTCGAGATGGTTGCCCTCGCGATGCCGCTGCAATCCTCCGCGAAGAATGACGCCGCCCGGAGTCGCTGGGTCTCCACGCTTCGCACTCGCCCCATCACGGTCTCCTTCAATCATCTCCCCTTCGCCGAGGCGATCCAGGCGATCTCCAAGAAATCGGGTGTGCCGATCCAGGCCCTGATGCAGGACCAGCCCGCGGGCACGGCAGGGATTGATCCCGCCATCACGGTCGATCTCGAGGCGAAGAATCAGCCGGCCATTCGGGTTCTGGAAAATATCCTGCAGCAGGTCAGCGATGCCACGCACACAGAATGCCGCTGGCAAGCGACTCCGGGCGGCATCGAGGCGGGGCCGAAGTCCCGGCTGATGCGCAGTAGCGCCATGGAGCGGCGCGCCTATTCTGTGATTGATCTTGGTTTCAGGCCGGCGGACTTCCAAGTGCCGCAACTTCCAAGCGGCGGAAATGGCGGAGGCTCAGGAGGCGGTTCGGGCGGCGGATCGGGTGGTGGATCGGGCGGCGGCTCCGGCGGCTCACCTCCACCATTCACTCCTTCGCAGAACGAAGCTCGCTACCAGAAGATCAAGGGCCTGATTCAATCCACCGTGGAGACGGATGTCTGGTCCGAGACCGCGGGCGGCCCCTGCACCATTGCCGTCTTCAACGACAAGCTGATCGTGGTCGCCCCCGATTTTGTCCACCGGGAAATTTCCGACACTCGCCCCACGCTCCGATCATCCCGCTAAATGGATGAAGCCAGCCAGCCGGATTCGACCGCCACCCGCCGTGACTTCACGGCGTGCACGGGCGATGGCGCCACCTATTGCCTGATGGTCGGCTCGGGCGAGACCTATTTCGCGGCGCTGGTGCTGGCCCTGGGAAAAAGTCCGCTCGTCGGCGGGCTCATTGCCACCATTCCCATGCTCGTCGGCGCCGCAGTCCAGCTCGCCTCGCCCGCGGGACTGCGCCATGTCGGCTCGCCGCGCAAGTGGATCCAGGGCTGCTCCATCGTGCAGGCGCTCTCGTTTGTGCCGCTCATTATCGCCGCGGGCATGGGTGAAATTCCCAGCTGGCTGGCTTTCCTCACCATCTCCATCTACTGGAGCGCCGCCCTCGGCGCCAGCCCGGCCTGGACCACCTGGGTGGCGCGGCTCTTTCCGGAATCGCTGCGGGCCAAGTATTTCAGCGGGCGCAACCGCTTCTGCCAGATCGCCCAGCTCTCGGCGATGCTCGGCGCGGGTGCCCTGCTCTCCTTCGGCGAGCGCGGCGGCTGGCAGCTCAACGCCTTCATGCTGATCATGATCTTCGCGGCGCTGTCGCGCCTCTCCAGCGTCTGGTTTCTCCACCATCAGGGCGATGTGAAACTGCGACCCGCCGACATCGCCCCCGTGGAATTTCACGCACTGCCCGCGCGATTCGCGCGGCACGGCGACCTGCGCATCCTGCTCTGCCTGATCGCGCTGCAGTTCGCCGCCAACGTCAGCGGGCCCTTCGTGAATCCCTGGCTCCTGAACTACCTGAAGTTCGACAAGGCTTCCTATCTGCTGATCATCTGCACGCTCTTCGCCTCCAAGTGCGTGGCGCTCACGTTGCTGGGCGGCGTGATCCGCAAGATTGGCGCCCGCCGCGTGCTGCTGCTGGGCACAGCGGGCACCTCGGTCGGCGTGCTGCTGCTTTCGCTTTCCTCCAATCTCGCCTGGCTCACCTTCGTCCAGGTCTTCAGCGGCTTCATGTGGGCGGCGTGGGAATTGTCGGCCTTCCTGGTCCTGCTCGAGAGCATCCGCCACAGCGAGCGCACTTCCATGATGGCGCTTTACAACTTCACCACCTACCTGGCGATCGCCGCCGGTTCCTTCGTCGGC from Planctomycetota bacterium includes these protein-coding regions:
- a CDS encoding MFS transporter — its product is MDEASQPDSTATRRDFTACTGDGATYCLMVGSGETYFAALVLALGKSPLVGGLIATIPMLVGAAVQLASPAGLRHVGSPRKWIQGCSIVQALSFVPLIIAAGMGEIPSWLAFLTISIYWSAALGASPAWTTWVARLFPESLRAKYFSGRNRFCQIAQLSAMLGAGALLSFGERGGWQLNAFMLIMIFAALSRLSSVWFLHHQGDVKLRPADIAPVEFHALPARFARHGDLRILLCLIALQFAANVSGPFVNPWLLNYLKFDKASYLLIICTLFASKCVALTLLGGVIRKIGARRVLLLGTAGTSVGVLLLSLSSNLAWLTFVQVFSGFMWAAWELSAFLVLLESIRHSERTSMMALYNFTTYLAIAAGSFVGASVLEAMGTSGSAYISIFVLSGVLRLAVLWLRPSRVRPATVEVIEPALASEVAA